ACCAGCCACCGCACCCGAGCTGGCACTCACGACCCTGTCACCGCCCCGGACACCACCACCACGACCAGCCGGCGAACCCGGGCTGGCACTCACGGTCCTGTCAGCGCCCCGGATGGCACCACCACGACCAGCCGGCGAACCCGGGCTGGCACTCACGGTCCTGTCAGCGCCCCGGATGGCACCACCGCGACCAGCCGGGCGGTGCGGCGGGGCGCGTGCAGGGGGCGTACCGGAAATGCCGGACGGCGGCCGGAAGCGGGCGACCCACCGGAACCCACCGGGTCTGACCAGTCGAGGTCAGTCAGCCGGTTCCGGGGCAGAAATGGTCCGTTGCGGATGAGGTAGCGGGAACCCTCCGGCGGTGCACTGTGTCCATGTTCGATGACAACGGATCGTTCCTGCTGGCAACACTGGAGTTCTTCATCTTCCTGGCCTGGTTCATGTGCCTGTTCTGGATCTTCGGCGACCTGTTCCGGAGCAAGGACCTGGGCGGCTGGGGAAAGACCCTCTGGACCCTCTTCCTGATCTTCCTGCCGGTGATCGCGATGCTGGTCTACCTGATCGCCCGCGGCAACGGCATGACCGAACGCGCGATGGCGCACCAGGTTGAGCTGCAGCAGCGGCAGGAGGCCTACATCCGCCAGGTCTCCACCGCCACCCCGGCCCGTGACTCCGGCGCGGCCGGCGAGATCGCGGCGGCCAAGGAACTGCTCGACGCGGGCACCATCAGCGCCGCCGAGTTCGAGCAGCTCAAGAGCAGCGCCCTGCGGAAGACCCCGGCAACCGCCTGACCCCGCCCCCGGCGACGGCTGGCCGCCGTCGCCGTCCGGGCCGGCGACTACGATCGGTGCTCGTGTCGAGCGTCGCGGAACTGACCGAGCGGGTGCGCGCCTTCGCGCACGAGCGGGACTGGCAGCAGTTCCACACCCCGAAGAACCTGGCGATGGCCCTGGCCGGCGAGGTCGGCGAGTTGCTGGCCGAGCTGCAGTGGCTGACACCCGAGCAGTCGGCGCGGGTGATGGCCGATCCGCTGCTCGGGCCGCGGGTGCGCGCCGAGATCGGCGACGTCACCATCTATCTGGTGCGGCTGGCCGACGTCCTGGGGATCGACCTGGTCCAGGCCGCCACCGAGAAACTGGCCGAGTCCGCCACCCGCTACACCGTCGAGGCCGCCCGGGGCCGGGCCGACAAGATCAAAGACGTTTGACGGTACGGCGATCGTCCGCCCCCCGCAGCGTCACGCCGGTCCGGTCCAGCAGTTCGAGCAGCGGAACGGCGACCCGGCGGGTGGTGTCCAGTGCCCGCCGCGCCTCGCTCGGCGTGAACGGCTGCGG
This window of the Actinoplanes oblitus genome carries:
- a CDS encoding PLD nuclease N-terminal domain-containing protein, encoding MFDDNGSFLLATLEFFIFLAWFMCLFWIFGDLFRSKDLGGWGKTLWTLFLIFLPVIAMLVYLIARGNGMTERAMAHQVELQQRQEAYIRQVSTATPARDSGAAGEIAAAKELLDAGTISAAEFEQLKSSALRKTPATA
- a CDS encoding nucleotide pyrophosphohydrolase, whose protein sequence is MSSVAELTERVRAFAHERDWQQFHTPKNLAMALAGEVGELLAELQWLTPEQSARVMADPLLGPRVRAEIGDVTIYLVRLADVLGIDLVQAATEKLAESATRYTVEAARGRADKIKDV